The Herbaspirillum sp. DW155 genomic interval CTCCATTCCGTGCGAAGAAAAGCTGTAGTTCACGGCATTGCTCATGCGAATATCGATATCTTGAAATACGTTGGCGCCAAGCCAGTAACTGGCATCGCCTGCCATACCAATACCGAATGGCTCGATATCGCCCAGCGTAATATATGCTGGAATCCACTGGCGGCCGAGCTTGACCGAGCCAAATCCACCATTGATCCCTATCCAAGACTGACGTCCAAAGAGCCGTCCGCCTTGACCCAGCGCACCGGTATCAGAACTGAAGCCAGTTTCGAGGCGAAACTCGGCAGATAACCCACCACCCAAATCTTCGGTACCTTTAAAACCGATACGCGAACCGTACCAATTGCCACTATCCATGCTAATAGTGCTCTTTGTCGTGGATGATTTGGTGTAACCGATTCCTGTATCCATGAGGCCATAAACTGTCACGCTAGACTGCGCCGAAGCTGCTCCGGAGGACACCAGCAGTGCCAATGCCAAAGTGCTTTTCTTCATATTCTCTCCCAGTTTGACTAGAACCCATTTCATCAATAGGCGTGAGATGCGTTCTAGATCTTCTTTTGATCCGTAAATTCATTCGCGAGGTGCTCGTGGTATTTCATATTGGCTGGCTATGGTGTTAATGCATATTTCCTCCTTGAAAAGTGCGAGGCGGAATTACGCCGCGATAGGATGACGTCGGTCATAACATGGGGATGCCGGATGCCACGTGCGTTTCTCTGTTGGATGAGGAAATACTGGTCTGCGCGTCAGATCGAAAGATTTCACCCACTCCAATGAGAACGCAAGATCGCGAGTTCAGGGGCTTCAGGCCATCGTGTAGGACGTCTTCACGGTCGTGAAGAATTCGCGTGCATAAGTACCCTGTTCCCGTGGGCCGTAGCTCGAGCCTTTGCGTCCACCGAACGGCACGTGATAGTCCACACCTGCCGTGGGCAGGTTCACCATCACCATACCGGCCTGCACGTGATGCTTGAAATGGACGGCGTATTTCAAATTGGTCGTGGCAATACCTGCTGATAGGCCAAACTCGTTGTCATTAGCCGTGTCCAGGGCCTCCTCATAGTTCTTGACACGGATGACGCTGGCGACCGGTCCAAAGATCTCTTCTTTGTTAATACGCATGGTCCGTGCGCTCTCACTGAACAGCGCTGGCGACATGTAGAAACCTTCGGTGCACAGTTTCAGGCGCTCTCCGCCGGCGGCCAAAGTGGCGCCTTCACTCTTGCCAATGGCAACGTAGGCCAAATCCTGTTCGAGCTGGTTTTGACTGGAAACTGGGCCGATATCCGTGTCGTGCCCCAGTGCATCACCCACCTTGATCCTGGCCATGCGCAACTTCATCGCTTCGATGAACTTGGGATAGATACCTTCTGTGACGATCAGGCGACTGGAAGCCGTACAGCGTTGGCCCGTCGAGTAGAAGGCGCTCTGTACGCTCAACTCAACAGCTCGGTTCAAGTCTGCGTCGTCCAGAACGACCTGCGGGTTTTTACCACCCATCTCCAATTGCACCTTCTTGCCGGACTTCACGCATTCCAGTGCAATGGCACGGCCGACGTCAGTCGAGCCAGTGAAGCTGATGGCATGAATGCCGGGATGTTGGACCAGTGCATTTCCAATAACCCGCCCGCGCCCCATGACCAGGTTGAATACGCCCGCCGGTATCCCCGAACGACTGATGATCTCGGTCAGCGCCCAAGCACTAGCTGGCACAAGGTCGGCGGGCTTGAACACCACGCAGTTGCCGAAGGCAAGCGCAGGTGCAATCTTCCAGGCAGGAATGGCGATGGGGAAGTTCCAAGGGGTGATGAGACCCACGACACCGACGGGTTCGCGAGTGATTTCTACTCCAACGCCGGGACGTACTGATGGCAGAGTCTCACCAGCCAGGCGCAAGCACTCGCCCGCGAAAAACTTGAAGATCTGGCCAGCGCGAGTGACCTCGCCAATGCCCTCAGGCATGGTTTTACCTTCTTCGCGGGCTAGCAGAGCACCTAACTCTTTCTTGCGAGCTAGGATCTCTGTGCCAATCTTGTCCAGCGCATCGGAGCGGGCTTGTACGCTACCGGTGGCCCACGCGGGGAAGGCGGCAGTGGCAGCTGCCACTGCCGCATCGATGTGCGATGCATCACCTTGTGTAAATTGGCCGACGACGTCGAACAGGTTGCTGGGGTTGACATTGGCGCTGTAGCTTGCGCCGGGTAGCCATTCGCCGTTGATCAGGTTGTCGTGTTGCTGAGACACCTTGGAGAGCAATTTAGACATGCTGCGCTCCATTGATTGGGATCTCGGCGCCGCTGATGTACGCAGCACCTGCCGTGCACAGGAAGTAGATTGTGGCGGCCACTTCCTCAGGCTTGCCAAGGCGCTTGAGAGGAATATCCCGCTCGACGATCTCGGCTGTGCCTGGAGACAGAATGGAAGTATCGATTTCTCCGGGGGCGATGGCATTGACGCGCACGCCGTACGGTCCGAATTCATGCGCCATTTCACGGGTGAGCGCCAGCAGCGCGGCCTTAGACGCGGCATAAGCCGGACCAGCGAACGGGTGAACGCGAGAGCCGACGATAGAGGTGACATTGACCACGATGCCTTGCGCCGCCCGCAACTCGTCGAAAAGACCTCGTGCAATCAATGCTGTGGAGAACAGATTCACGTTGAAGACCTGCAACCAAGTGCTGTAGTCAGTCGTCAGAATGCCCATGCGGGCGCCCCCCGGCAGCTTGGGGGAAATCCCAGCATTGTTGACGATCGCGTCCACATGTCCGCTCTCCAGACGGCTTTGGATTTCCTTGATGTTTCGATCAACGCTATCGATGTCAGCCAGGTCGAGCTGGATGTGGTTATCGCGGCCTTCGGGCCAAGGGCAGTTGGCATCGAAGGGTTGGCGTGAAACAGTTAACACGCGCCACCCTGCGGCACTGAAATGCTTTACGGTGGCGTGGCCGATTCCCCGGCTTGCGCCAGTGAGCAACATGGTTTTGCGAGCGGTCATAGTGACTCCTTGATAAAAGTTTCTGCGATGGATGGAGAGAGAAGGGGGGTGTCAACCTTGCTTGAGAATGCTGTCCAAGGCATCCAGTAGTTGATCTGCGTGTTCTTGTTTGAAGGTCAGCGGAGGGCGAATCTTCAGGACATTACCGTGCGGGCCGCTGGTGTTGAGCAACACACCGCGTTGTCGCAATCCGTTGCACACTCGAGTCGCCAGTGCGGCAGAGGGAGTCTTGGATCCCTCTACGAGATCGACGCCCACGTACAGACCCTGGCCTCGCACATCGCCGATGACAGAATGGTGACCAGCCAAGTTGCGTAATCCAGCAAGCAGATGTGCGCCGACACCAGCGGCACTGGCAAGCAAGTCTTCTTCCTTTATGACCTGCAACACAGCCTGACCAACGGCGACGGAAACTGTGTTGCCCCCGAAGGTGTTGAAGTAGCGACGTCCGCGGCCGAAGGGCTCGGCCCAGCGCGATTGAAGAACCAGACCGGCGATTGGATGGCCCGCGCCCATCGGCTTGCCCAAGCTGACCATGTCTGGCACCAGCTCGTCTTCGCGCTGGAAGGCCCACCAACCCTGGCCTGTTCGAGCGAAGCCACCTTGTACCTCGTCTGCAATGAACAAGCCGCCTGCCTCGCGAATTGCGGCGGCGCCGGCTGTCAACACGCGTTCGGCTTCTGGAAAGATGCCGTCGCTGGCAAACACCGTGTCCACCATCAATGCGGCCGGCTCGAGACCTGCTGCACGCAGGCTTTCCACGGCGGCGCGGATGTCGCTCGCAAAGCGTTCGGCCACGTCTTCACCTTCTTCACTGCGATAGGTGTCGGGCGCTCGCACCTTGCGCACGTGTGCGCCCACCGGCTGCAGCGACGGGGAAAGGTCCGCCAGAGCCACGGTGACGCCGTGGTAGGCGTTCTCTGTGACGATGAGACCGCGTCGCCCTGTCACATCGTGTGCAATACGCAGGGCTAAGTCGTTTGCCTCGCTACCAGTGCACGTGAGCATCACAGTGTCCAGTGGTTCAGGAAAGAGGGCCGCCAGAGACTCTGCATAGGCCACAACGTCTTCGTGAAGATAGCGAGTGTGCGTATTCAGAATGTTTGCTTGGCGTGCCAGGGCGTCCACCACCCGCGGGTGGCAATGTCCTACGGAAGGAACATTGTTGTAGCAATCGAGGAATGCCTTGCCCTGGGCGTCGTATAGCCAGACATCTTTACCACGGACGGGCGACAAGGGTTCTTCATAGAACAGGCGGTAGGCCGGGCCCAGAACGCGCTGACGGCGTGTCAGAAGGGGATCGAGATGTGTGGTCATGGGCGCGAAGCGTTAGAGGTTGATAGGGATGCGAGGCGCGCAGCGTCGCGGCCATGCCTGGACTGCTGACGCCAAACAGGTTCGAGCTCGGATAACAATCGGCGTGCCTGAGGGTTGTGACGCAAGATGTAGCTGCGGTTCTCAGGGAACTGGGATGCCCGCCATTCGGTGATGACCAACCGCTGCACAATCCGCGCGAGAACCAAGTCCAGCAGGTGTTCTCGTTCGACGTCCTGCAGCGGGGTGACCAACTCGAAGCCTTCCGTGACGTCATGCAGGGCCTGCAGCGGGATTGGAGCATCAGCCATCTGGTAAGAAGCGGCGATGGCCAAATCGCACACCAGCGGTGCGTGTGTCATGTCGCCGAAGTCCAGCACGCCTGCCACTAGGGTGGGGTCACTCTCTTTCACCACGAAATTGCTCTGGCTCAGGTCGTTATGGATCGGTTGGCACCGCACATTCGCTAGCGCGGGGCGGATGGATTGTGCGAATACATCAATGAAGCGGTCGGCGTTCTCGCGCAGCGACACGTCGTCAATGTGAATCACATGGGACTTGAGCAGATTTAGGTGCATCACGTCCCACAGGAAGACCCTGTCGATACCCGGGTGCACGAAGTCAGATACCGCATCATCGAACACCGCAAGCGTATGACCGAGTGCAAGGCGCAATGCTGAAGACGCCGGCGCACGTGCGGCGGGGTTGCCCTCTAGAAAACTATATGCCCGCGCTCGGTACACGCCTCCGTCCTGGCCGCGTACCTCGACCCAATCCGCGCCGCTGAGGGCAGGGACATGGTGTGGCGTGAAATCTCGTGCGCCGCGCCCAAGTAGATGTCGCAGCAGGGAGATCTGAAAATCGGTTTCGACAGCCGACTCGGCCGCATTAATGAACTTGAGGACCACGCGGCTTCCGGTGGGTGAGCGCAATAAGAAATTGCTGTCGCGCTCACCGCTCAGGCGGCTCACTGGCGCAGAGAAGCCAAATTGCTGGGTCGCCACCGCCAGGGCCAACGCTTGGTCAATGGGAGGTGGCGCGGTGCTGAGCAATCCGCCTGCGGTGGTAGTCGCAAGGGATGTCTGCGCATCCAGTAGAACGGGTTCAGATAGAAGGGAGATGGTCATGGGCTGGCGAAGTGTCAAATTCAATATGATGCATCATAAATCAGAAGATGCAATGGCACAGCAACTTTTGTGCCAATTTAATTAACTAAAATTTTTTGGTGACATTCGGCTCAGCAAGGAGGGTCATGCTTAACATTAGTGCATAAAAACTGATAAATCGCCAAATGAGTGCGCCGTCGCTATTGATGAGTGCGCCGGCGAACAGGACAAATGCACTTGGGTTTGGAAAAGGCTGGCACGGATGCTGCTATCCAGATGATGCATCATCATCTGATAATTTGTCGAAAGTTCACCCGTTACAAGAGGTTTTCAATGACTCACGCTCCGGTATACGTACGTTTCAAGGGAATCCAGAAAAGCTATGACGACGAGCATTTCGTGGTTCGTGATTTGAATCTGGATATCTATAAGGGCGAGTTTCTGACCCTGCTCGGCCCCTCGGGGTCGGGGAAGACCACCAGCCTGATGATGCTGGCTGGCTTCGAGCAGCCCTCATCCGGCGAGATTTTGGTGAACAACAAGCCGATACACACGCTGCCGCCGCACCAGCGAAACATCGGAATGGTTTTCCAGAACTACGCGCTTTTCCCCCACATGACTGTGGCGCAGAACTTGGCTTTCCCACTGAGTGTGCGACGCCTGTCGCACAGCGACGTGAAAGAGAAAGTGGCGCGGGCGCTGGACATGGTGCGTTTGGCTCATGTGGCCGAGCGCTATCCCGCGCAGCTGTCAGGTGGTCAGCAGCAACGCATTGCGCTGGCCAGGGCGTTGGTTTTCGAGCCCAAGTTGGTGCTGATGGATGAACCCCTGGGAGCGCTCGACAAGCAATTGCGCGAGCAGATGCAGCTGGAGATTCGCCGCCTGCACCGCGATCTGGGCCTGACGGTGGTATTCGTCACACATGATCAATCGGAGGCGCTGACCATGTCGGACCGTGTGGCCGTCTTCAATGACGGCGTGATTCAGCAAATTGACGCCCCTCAGGCGCTCTACGAGCGGCCGTCCAATGCATTCGTCGCGCAGTTCGTTGGCGAGAACAATGTGCTCAAAGGTGTGGTGGAGCGTCGCGAAACCGATTGGTCCGACGTGCGCCTTCCGAGCGGCTCGTTGCTTAGCACCCGTACTACGCCAGCTACGCCCAAGCTCGGAGAGCAGGCCCTGGTGTCGGTACGCCCAGAGCGGGTCGAGATCAATACCTCTGCGTTGGACGCCCAGTTGCCGGCCCGCATCGTCCAGCTGATTTACTTGGGTGACCACGTGCGTGCTCAGTTGGCCTTGGATGATGGTGGTGAGTTCGCTGCCAGGATCCCAGCGTCGCAGATGCGCTCCGAATGGGCCGCTGGTACCAACGTGACGGTGTCCTGGCGCCACCAGGATGCCAGTGCACTCGACTGTAATTCCTGACCTTGTTCTTGCAGGTTCTCGCTCGCCGTTCTCGTTTTCTTTTTACCTCAACCTCTGGAGTCCCCACATGTTGCTCAAGAAACTCACCGTTCTCTCCCTGGCCTCTACCGTGCTGCTCGCCCACGCGGCCGAACCCGTGACCGTCATTTCCTTCGGCGGTCTGAACAAGCAAGCGCAAGAGAAGGCCTTCTATCGCCCCTTCGAGAAGTCCGGTCTGGGCAGCGTTCGCGCAGCCGAATACAACGGTGAAATGGCCAAGGTCAAGGCTATGGCTGAAACTGGAAAGGTCAGCTGGGATGTGGTAGAGGTGGAAAGCCCTGACTTGATTCGCGGCTGTAATGAAGGCCTCTTTGAGTCGCTGGATTGGAGCAAGATCGGTGACAAGAGCCAATTCCTGCCCTCGGCAGTCAGCGAATGTGGCGTGGGCATTTTTATCTGGTCCACTGTATTGGCTTACGACAGCAATAAGTTGTCCAAGGCCCCGACTAGCTGGGCTGACTTCTGGGACACTAAGACATTCCCAGGAAAGCGCGCCCTGCGCAAGACGGCCAAGTTCACTCTGGAATTCGCCCTGCTGGCTGATGGCGTCAAGCGTGAAGATGTCTACAAAGTTCTCGCTACCCCGGCCGGTGTGGACCGCGCGTTCCGTAAGCTCGACCAACTCAAGCCCAACATCCAGTGGTGGGAAGCTGGCGCGCAGCCTCTTCAATGGCTCGTGTCTGGTGACGTGGTAATGACGTCGGCCTACAACGGTCGGGTAACCGCCGCACAAGGCGAGGGCCACAAGCTCAATATTGTGTGGACCGACAGCCTGTACGACATGGACAGTTGGGCTATCGTCAAGGGTTCTCCCAACAAGGACCAGAGCATGAAGTTCATCGCATTTGCCAGCAAGCCAGAAAGCCAGAAGGCATTTGCAGAGACCATTCCCTACGGCACGACCAACAAGCGCGCCTCTGCCATGATTGACCCGAAGGCGTTGCAGAACCTGCCGACCGCGCCGGATAACCTGCACGCGGCGCTGAGCGTGAACACGCAGTTCTGGATCGACAACGGTGAGCAATTGGAGCAGCGCTTCAACGCTTGGGCCGCAAAGTAAATCCACTGGCGGTGCGGGACGTTCTTTGTCCGCACACCGCACTGTATTCCCTGAATGTCTTTTTGATGAGTCCACTCCATGTCGTCCTCCAGCCCCACTGCAACACTGGCCGCCTCTGAGGCGAAGCCCATTGTCTCCAGGCCGCCTCTGCGGACACGCCTCAGCAAGCATCGCATCAGCTGGCTGTTGCTGCTGCCCGTACTGCTGTTCCTGCTGACCTGTTTCGTCTGGCCGATCGCCACGGTGCTTTGGCGCAGTGTGGAGAACCCAGAGGTCAGGCGAGCGCTGCCTGAGACACTCGCGACTCTCAAGTCCTGGAATGGGCGTGAGCTGCCCGACGAGGCCAGCTACCGTGCTCTGGCCGAGGACCTGCGGACGGCACGTGATCGTGGAGCGGGTCTGGTACCCACGCTGGGGAAGCGACTAGGCTACGACGACGCTGCGCTGTCCAGTCTGCCATCCGTCACCTTGTCAGCGTTGCGCAAAATCCCTGTCGACGGCACATCCTCAATGCGTGACCAGCTCGTCGAGGCCGTCCCCTTATGGGGGCAAGTGTCTACTTGGAAGACGGTCGTACGTGCAGGCACGCCACTGACGTCGCACTATCAATGGGCGGCGATTGATCGTCGGGTGGATCCGATTACGGGCGAAGTGGTCAAGCGGCCAGCCGAGCAGGCGCTGTACGTAGACGTGATGCTGCGCACGCTTTGGATTTCGGCCATGGTGACGCTGGGATGTGTGTTGTTAGGCTACCCACTGGCTTACTGGCTGTCCCGCCAGCCCACCAGTCGCGCTAACTTACTGATGCTGATGGTGCTGCTGCCATTCTGGACGTCGCTGCTTGTGCGTACTGCCGGCTGGATAGTTTTGCTGCAGTCGGCGGGGATTCTGAACAGAGCGCTCATCTGGATGGGCCTGATCGACAAGCCGCTGGAGCTCGTATTCAATCGTACCGGCGTCTATATCGCCATGACTCACATTCTTTTGCCTTTCATCATCCTACCTCTCTACGCAGTGATGAAGGGTATCTCCGGGCACTATGTGCGAGCGGCGATCTCGTTGGGCGCCCATCCAATCGAGGCATTCTGGCGTGTCTATGTACCACAGACCTATAGCGGTTTGACCGCCGGCGCATTGCTGGTGTTCATCATGGCGATTGGCTACTACATTACGCCAGCCCTTCTGGGTGGGCCGGACGACCAGATGGCCAGTTACTTCGTCGCCTACTACACCAATAGCACTATCAACTGGGGCATGGCCGCAGCGCTGGGCAGTCAGTTGTTGATAGTCGTGCTGCTGCTCTACGTCATTTATGCACGTGCCACCCGTCCGACAGCTGTGAAGCCCGCTTAAATTGCCAGCTAGGAGAATTTTATGCAGAAAACCTATTCCTCCAATGGATCATTGCTTTGGCGCTGGGCCTTTGGACTCTTTTGCAGCGCATTGCTGGTCTATCTGATCCTGCCCATTTTGGTCATGGTGCCGCTCTCGTTCAACGAAGGTTCGTTCTTAAGCTATCCGATCAGCGGCTTTTCTCTGCGCTGGTACAAGGCCTTCCTAGACTCACAAGATTGGATCGACGCGCTGCGCAATAGTCTGATTGTTGCGCCAGCGGCGACGATTCTGGCGACATTGCTAGGCACATTGGCGGCCATGGGCCTGTCTCGGGGAGAATTCCCAGGCAAGGCCTTAGTCATGGCATTGATTATCTCGCCCATGGTGGTGCCGCTGGTTATCGTGGCTGTGGGCATGTACTTCTTCTTTGCACGGATGGACCTCGTCAACACCTATAGTGGCATGATTCTCGCCCATACTGCATTAGGCCTGCCTTTCGTCGTCACCACGGTGAGTGCCACCTTGCAGGGATACGACAGCAACCTGTCACGCGCCGCGGCCAGTCTGGGTGCCTCCCCTATGCTGACCTTTCGGAGAGTTACGCTGCCGCTGATTGGGCCCGGCGTGGCGGCAGGCGCATTGCTTGCTTTTGCTACCTCTTTCGATGAAGTAGTGGTGACACTCTTCCTTGCAGGCCCCACGCAGCGGACCTTGCCGATTCAGATGTTTGGCGGCATTAAGGAAAACCTGGACCCCACCATCGCAGCCGCTGCAACGTTGCTGATTGGATCGGCGTTAGCCCTGCTGATTGTGATGGAGTGGGTGCGTCGCCGTAGTGAGCGGATGCGCGGCAACGGTCACTGAAACATGGTTGGCATCCATTGAATCTAGCCGCTCATGTTGAGTGCATAAAGACTCGAGGATGTTGAACCCACTCTCGAGTCTTGGAAAGACTAGTCCTACGGGCCATATAGCAGGACAGCGGTGTACAATTCTCACCCGGGACCAAATAAATGGATTACGGTGTACAACTTGCTGGAAACCGAAGATATGGAAGACGATCTGAGCCGTGGAGGCAAGATCTACACGAGGCTGTCTGAGTCGCTCATCCGGGGGCAACTCAGGCCGGATGACCGACTCAAGATTCGTGAGCTGGCCGATTCAATGGGAACTAGCGTCACGCCGGTGCGCGATGCAATCCAACAACTCGTCCAGCAAGGCGCATTGGTTATGCGCAGCCCACGCGACATTCGGGTTCGCAGGATTGGCCGTGCCGAGTACATGGAGATTCGTGACATCCGCGTTGAACTCGAGGGCATGGCCGCCGCCGCAGCAACCTCCAAAGCGACCAGCGAGGACATCGAACGACTTCGCGATTTAATGGGTAAGAACGAACGTGCGCTCCGGGAGGAACGTTTCGTAGATGCTGTCCAGTTAAATCAAGCTTTCCATTTCGAATATTGTCGCATCGCGGGCATGCCGACGCTGCTGGAAATTCTCAGTGGGCTGTGGCTCAAGATGGGGCCGTTAATCGCACAGTCATATGAGGCGGGTGGGCGCGACATGGTGGATCACCACTACCCCCTTATCGAGGCCTTCTTGCAGAAAGATCCGCGCGCCGCGCGCATTGCAGTGCAAACGGACATCATATCCGGAGGCAAGGTCATTCTTGACCGTTTGAGCGGTGACGGCGAAAGCACTTAATCCCTCTTTCCTATTGATTTGCTCGCAGATATGACCCTTTCTATTTGACCCACCTTCCATTGCCTGCTGAAGGCAGCTACGCGGTCATACGACCCTTCATATCCCAGCTCTCTTAAGTCTAGGAACATCTGTTTCAGGGTCTTTCTTTGCTTGCGAGATTTGACCGTCTCTGCGCTTAACCAAGCGGAAAGTCTGGGGGCAGGTCAATACCTTTGCTAGGAGCCAAAAAGAAATAGGGCCGGCTGATATCCAGCAATGCAGAATGCCAAGGAATAAATGGCTTAAGCAAAGCAGATGGAACACCGGCAACACTCCAGGAAGGATGAGTAATTAATATGACGAGATATTAAATCGCTAGGGGCAGGTATCCCAGCTGCGATATCGGTGCAAAGGAAGTTCGCGGATACTATTGCAAATAGACCAATGAAGTTAACTTTTTGACTTTATGCGTCCTGTTATATTTTGCGCCGTCGCTAGACCATGTGCATATCGTGAAACGTGCACATGAAAAGAACATCTCTTCAAAAACAGCCAGTATCAGCTGCCAAGATCTTGGGTCAAAATCTTCGTCGCTTCGAAAGGCCAACTCCATTACTCAATCTCCACTCGCCGCTGCATTAGGGTTGGAAGTTGAAACGATCTCCCGATATGTGCGCGGACTGCGCAATCTAAGCTTGGAACAGATAGAAGCGATAGCAAAAATCCTTGACGTTGCCACTTGGAAACTACTCGTCCCAAATAACGATCAGAAGGCTCTTACAAGGCTGATTTCCGCAGATAAACTTACAGCGCTTTCCTCTACCGATCTAGATACGCTTATGTCCTTAATCGGCGTTTACGTTTCAGCGCATGCTCTATCACCTCGTTCATAGAAATGCATTAGTTTCGGTGAAGAAAGATCTATGGGCAGAGATCGTAGGCGAATTTTGGAACAGATAGAAATAGGCTGCGTGCGTAATATTTTGAAAAAAATGCTACGGTAGTGTGGACACTCATCAAGAAGTCCAAAGCCGCTTACAGACTGATTTTCAGACATGTCCATAGGCTCCCCACTAATCCTTGCTGTTCGCAGCGCGACGACGCCGAATCGCTGGCCACCATCGACCGCGCCCTGGAGCTGGGCATCAACCTGCTCGACACGGCCGACATGTACGGTCCCTACACCAATGAAGAACTGCTCGGCCGCGCCATCAAGGGACGCCGCGACAAGTTCTTCATCGCTACCAAGTTCGGTATGCGGCGCGACCCGTCCAATCCGGATGCGCGCGGCGTGGATGGTAGCCCGGCCTACATCCGCCAGGCGGTGGAAGGCAGCCTCAAACGCCTGGGGATCGAGACCATCGATCTCTACTACCAGCACCGCATCGACCCGGCCACGCCCATCGAGGCCACCATGGGCGTGCTGGCCGACCTGGTACGGGCCGGAAAGATCCGCTACATCGGGCTGTCGGAAGCCTCGGCGGCCACGCTGCAGCGCGCACACCGGGTGCATCCGGTGACGGCCCTGCAGAGCGAATATTCCTTGTGGACGCGCGATCCGGAAGCCGACGTGCTGGCGACCTGCCGTGCGCTGGGCATCGGCTTCGTGGCCTACAGCCCCTTGGGCCGGGGCTTTCTGACCGGCACCATCCAGCGCTTTGAAGACCTGGCCGAGGACGATTTCCGCCGCACCAATCCGCGCTTCCAGGGCGAGAATTTCGCCCGCAATCTGCGGCTGGTGGAGCAAGTGAAGGAAATGGCAGCCCGGCATGGCTGCACGCCGGGCCAGCTGGCGCTGGCCTGGGTGATGGCCCAGGACCCGCACATCGTGCCGATCCCGGGCACCAAGCGCCGCCGTTATCTGGAAGAAAATGCGGGCGCCACCGCAGTGAAGCTTTCTTCCGAAAATCTGCTGGCGCTGGAAGCGGTCTTCCCGCGCGGGGCAGCCGCCGGTGAGCGCTACACCGCAGCCAGCATGAGGATGCTCAGCCTCTGAGTGCTCAGCCTCCGAGCAAGCTGGCGGGCGGCGGATCAGGCGTCGCTGCGGGCCGCCGGGTGCTGCGCCAGCGGCACGAAGGTATTGGTGGCCGTATCGTGCGCCAGGATGGAACCGCTCTCGATGTCATAGACCCAGCCATGCAGCCCCAGCCGTCCCTGCGCCAGCGCCACGGCCACCGAGGGATGGGTGCGGATGTTGTTGAGCTGGGCAATCACGTTCTCACGCACCATGCCATCGATACGGTCCTTCTCGGTCTCGTGATGGCGCGACTCGTTGATCATGCGGGCGGCATCGGTGTAATGCAGCCAGTTGCGCACGGCCGGCATGTGATCCAGGCAGGCACAAGTCGCAACCGCCGTCATGGCGCCG includes:
- a CDS encoding ABC transporter substrate-binding protein is translated as MLLKKLTVLSLASTVLLAHAAEPVTVISFGGLNKQAQEKAFYRPFEKSGLGSVRAAEYNGEMAKVKAMAETGKVSWDVVEVESPDLIRGCNEGLFESLDWSKIGDKSQFLPSAVSECGVGIFIWSTVLAYDSNKLSKAPTSWADFWDTKTFPGKRALRKTAKFTLEFALLADGVKREDVYKVLATPAGVDRAFRKLDQLKPNIQWWEAGAQPLQWLVSGDVVMTSAYNGRVTAAQGEGHKLNIVWTDSLYDMDSWAIVKGSPNKDQSMKFIAFASKPESQKAFAETIPYGTTNKRASAMIDPKALQNLPTAPDNLHAALSVNTQFWIDNGEQLEQRFNAWAAK
- a CDS encoding ABC transporter permease is translated as MSSSSPTATLAASEAKPIVSRPPLRTRLSKHRISWLLLLPVLLFLLTCFVWPIATVLWRSVENPEVRRALPETLATLKSWNGRELPDEASYRALAEDLRTARDRGAGLVPTLGKRLGYDDAALSSLPSVTLSALRKIPVDGTSSMRDQLVEAVPLWGQVSTWKTVVRAGTPLTSHYQWAAIDRRVDPITGEVVKRPAEQALYVDVMLRTLWISAMVTLGCVLLGYPLAYWLSRQPTSRANLLMLMVLLPFWTSLLVRTAGWIVLLQSAGILNRALIWMGLIDKPLELVFNRTGVYIAMTHILLPFIILPLYAVMKGISGHYVRAAISLGAHPIEAFWRVYVPQTYSGLTAGALLVFIMAIGYYITPALLGGPDDQMASYFVAYYTNSTINWGMAAALGSQLLIVVLLLYVIYARATRPTAVKPA
- a CDS encoding ABC transporter permease, which gives rise to MQKTYSSNGSLLWRWAFGLFCSALLVYLILPILVMVPLSFNEGSFLSYPISGFSLRWYKAFLDSQDWIDALRNSLIVAPAATILATLLGTLAAMGLSRGEFPGKALVMALIISPMVVPLVIVAVGMYFFFARMDLVNTYSGMILAHTALGLPFVVTTVSATLQGYDSNLSRAAASLGASPMLTFRRVTLPLIGPGVAAGALLAFATSFDEVVVTLFLAGPTQRTLPIQMFGGIKENLDPTIAAAATLLIGSALALLIVMEWVRRRSERMRGNGH
- a CDS encoding GntR family transcriptional regulator gives rise to the protein MEDDLSRGGKIYTRLSESLIRGQLRPDDRLKIRELADSMGTSVTPVRDAIQQLVQQGALVMRSPRDIRVRRIGRAEYMEIRDIRVELEGMAAAAATSKATSEDIERLRDLMGKNERALREERFVDAVQLNQAFHFEYCRIAGMPTLLEILSGLWLKMGPLIAQSYEAGGRDMVDHHYPLIEAFLQKDPRAARIAVQTDIISGGKVILDRLSGDGEST
- a CDS encoding helix-turn-helix transcriptional regulator; the encoded protein is MKRAHEKNISSKTASISCQDLGSKSSSLRKANSITQSPLAAALGLEVETISRYVRGLRNLSLEQIEAIAKILDVATWKLLVPNNDQKALTRLISADKLTALSSTDLDTLMSLIGVYVSAHALSPRS
- a CDS encoding aldo/keto reductase, which gives rise to MIFRHVHRLPTNPCCSQRDDAESLATIDRALELGINLLDTADMYGPYTNEELLGRAIKGRRDKFFIATKFGMRRDPSNPDARGVDGSPAYIRQAVEGSLKRLGIETIDLYYQHRIDPATPIEATMGVLADLVRAGKIRYIGLSEASAATLQRAHRVHPVTALQSEYSLWTRDPEADVLATCRALGIGFVAYSPLGRGFLTGTIQRFEDLAEDDFRRTNPRFQGENFARNLRLVEQVKEMAARHGCTPGQLALAWVMAQDPHIVPIPGTKRRRYLEENAGATAVKLSSENLLALEAVFPRGAAAGERYTAASMRMLSL
- a CDS encoding carbonic anhydrase yields the protein MRDIINGFLRFQQEVFPSRKELFKSLANGQTPTTLFISCSDSRMVPELVTQREPGDLFVIRNAGNIVPSFGPEPGGVSATVEYAVAQLKVSDIVICGHSDCGAMTAVATCACLDHMPAVRNWLHYTDAARMINESRHHETEKDRIDGMVRENVIAQLNNIRTHPSVAVALAQGRLGLHGWVYDIESGSILAHDTATNTFVPLAQHPAARSDA